In Meiothermus ruber DSM 1279, the following proteins share a genomic window:
- a CDS encoding dihydrofolate reductase family protein → MKTLITEFISLDGIVQAPGAPSEDTDGGFAHGGWMAKYFDPEVMGGTFDELARQSDALLQGRRTYQNSAVAWPTRSGDSFSDWINQVQKYVVSNTLTEKDITWKPTSIIRGDDLLEAVSELRAQPGGYIYVYGSATLVRSLLAADLVDELLLTVAPILLGRGKTIFPTTEKMASFELVSSVKAKTGALVCRYVRAR, encoded by the coding sequence ATGAAGACGCTCATTACAGAATTCATTAGCCTTGACGGAATCGTCCAGGCGCCTGGTGCCCCAAGCGAAGACACCGACGGCGGCTTTGCCCATGGTGGGTGGATGGCAAAGTACTTTGACCCGGAGGTGATGGGAGGTACGTTTGACGAGCTTGCTAGGCAAAGCGACGCGCTCTTACAAGGACGCCGCACCTATCAGAACTCGGCCGTCGCTTGGCCTACTCGGTCGGGGGATTCCTTCTCGGACTGGATCAACCAGGTGCAGAAGTACGTCGTGTCCAATACGCTCACCGAGAAGGACATTACTTGGAAGCCCACCTCTATCATCCGCGGCGACGACCTCCTCGAGGCCGTGTCCGAGCTCCGTGCGCAGCCGGGTGGCTACATCTACGTGTACGGCAGCGCAACATTGGTGCGGTCGCTGCTTGCTGCTGACCTTGTCGACGAGTTGCTGCTAACGGTTGCGCCGATTCTCCTTGGCAGGGGCAAGACCATCTTCCCCACAACCGAGAAGATGGCCTCGTTCGAGCTGGTGTCTTCAGTCAAAGCAAAAACCGGTGCGCTGGTGTGCCGATATGTGCGCGCCCGGTAA
- a CDS encoding dihydrofolate reductase family protein encodes MSKVFVNISLSLDGYMAPEGMDLAHFSDPGYKNWGAKWGALMAWALKQQYLRDKLKLGPGGETGPVNEMVRHIFERTGAHIMGKRMFDGGERGWPEEAPFYTPVYVLTHEKREPWVRPGGTTFYFINDGPERALELARASAGSRDIRISGGADVIQQYLNLGVVDELEIALVPVLFGGGRRLFENLREPVPKFRIDKILDTPDATHLHYVRQ; translated from the coding sequence GTGAGCAAAGTTTTCGTCAACATCTCCCTTAGCCTGGATGGTTATATGGCGCCAGAAGGCATGGACTTGGCCCATTTCAGCGATCCAGGGTACAAGAACTGGGGTGCAAAATGGGGTGCACTCATGGCCTGGGCGCTTAAGCAGCAGTATTTGCGCGATAAACTCAAGTTGGGGCCTGGAGGAGAGACCGGCCCTGTGAATGAGATGGTTCGCCACATCTTTGAGCGCACCGGTGCTCACATCATGGGCAAGCGGATGTTCGATGGGGGCGAGCGCGGTTGGCCCGAAGAGGCCCCGTTTTACACACCGGTTTACGTTCTTACCCATGAGAAGCGCGAGCCCTGGGTGCGCCCCGGCGGGACGACCTTTTACTTCATCAACGACGGGCCGGAGCGTGCTCTAGAACTGGCCCGGGCGTCCGCAGGCAGTCGTGATATTCGCATCTCGGGTGGAGCAGATGTAATCCAGCAGTACCTGAACCTGGGTGTTGTGGATGAGCTGGAAATCGCCCTGGTTCCGGTCTTGTTCGGTGGCGGACGGCGTCTCTTCGAGAACCTACGTGAGCCTGTACCAAAATTTCGCATTGACAAGATCCTCGATACTCCGGATGCCACACACTTGCACTATGTGCGTCAGTGA
- a CDS encoding GyrI-like domain-containing protein, with the protein MERPVRTLESGFFVAGYEVRTSLALEQDPQTARIPPLWQKIESGALELLIPKRRAKGKPFVVYYHYDGEQGPFSVLLGYQVMGQDDVPPGLSGLNVPGGQYLMFSVPSARPGSVKEAWQQIRAYFQQPGAPQRAYTFDYEVYENTQRVSLFVSIR; encoded by the coding sequence ATGGAACGCCCCGTTCGCACCCTCGAGTCCGGCTTTTTTGTGGCGGGGTACGAGGTACGCACCAGCCTGGCCCTGGAGCAAGACCCCCAGACCGCCCGGATTCCCCCGCTGTGGCAGAAGATTGAAAGCGGGGCGCTCGAGCTGCTCATCCCCAAGCGCCGGGCCAAGGGCAAGCCTTTTGTAGTCTATTACCACTACGACGGCGAGCAGGGGCCTTTCTCGGTGCTGCTGGGCTACCAGGTGATGGGGCAGGACGACGTGCCACCTGGCCTGAGCGGCCTGAACGTCCCTGGGGGCCAGTACCTGATGTTCAGCGTGCCCAGCGCCAGACCGGGGTCGGTAAAAGAGGCCTGGCAGCAAATCCGGGCCTATTTCCAGCAACCCGGCGCACCCCAAAGGGCCTACACCTTCGACTACGAGGTCTACGAAAACACCCAGCGGGTTTCGCTTTTTGTATCCATCCGGTAA
- a CDS encoding ImmA/IrrE family metallo-endopeptidase codes for MSSDLRSRVTALAEQYRKAHAPLTPERLAAGIGASLSYGRLPEGRFGAWMPGQNHILIDQDSPPKRQRFTLAHEVMHILIQQDDDLLSELHEAYAGQELEKELEALCNLGAAEMLLPGQAVEAAIAQKGQTPRLIPELAELHQVSEEVVIIALAERGPVPSVVLMAGSKPLRVYFSAKHPRLTGWVSRGTGFRRDDPLVVTFETGLPQKTTARLPNHEVLYGLEAYPRNGRVYAVYKVLQN; via the coding sequence ATGTCCAGCGATCTCAGGTCGAGGGTCACCGCACTGGCCGAGCAGTATCGCAAAGCCCACGCCCCCCTAACCCCTGAGCGTTTGGCTGCGGGCATCGGCGCAAGCCTCTCTTACGGCCGGCTGCCAGAGGGCCGGTTTGGGGCCTGGATGCCCGGGCAGAATCACATCCTGATTGACCAGGACTCCCCGCCCAAGCGCCAGCGCTTTACCCTGGCCCACGAGGTGATGCACATACTGATCCAGCAGGACGACGACCTGCTCTCCGAGCTGCACGAAGCGTATGCGGGTCAGGAGCTGGAAAAGGAGCTCGAGGCCCTCTGCAACCTGGGGGCCGCCGAGATGCTGCTGCCCGGCCAGGCGGTGGAGGCGGCCATCGCCCAAAAAGGCCAGACCCCCCGGCTGATACCCGAGCTGGCCGAGCTGCACCAGGTTTCGGAGGAGGTGGTGATCATCGCTCTGGCCGAGCGGGGCCCGGTTCCTTCCGTCGTGCTGATGGCCGGCAGCAAGCCCCTGCGGGTTTACTTCAGCGCCAAGCACCCCCGCCTTACGGGCTGGGTGAGCCGCGGCACGGGCTTTCGCCGCGACGACCCTTTGGTGGTGACCTTTGAAACCGGCCTGCCGCAAAAGACCACCGCGCGCTTACCCAATCACGAGGTGCTGTACGGCCTCGAGGCCTATCCCAGAAATGGGCGGGTCTATGCGGTGTACAAAGTATTGCAGAATTAG